In one Parageobacillus genomosp. 1 genomic region, the following are encoded:
- a CDS encoding DUF350 domain-containing protein, whose product MKAFWENEIVKIAANFSVAVLCIVVFLAVFELVTKYKNWEEIQKGNIAVAMATGGKIFGIANIFRYALRHHDSLLAMIGWGIYGFLLLLIAYFIYEFLTPKFNIDEEIAKDNRAVGLISMVISVGLSFVIGEGIH is encoded by the coding sequence ATGAAGGCGTTTTGGGAAAATGAAATTGTAAAAATTGCCGCCAATTTCAGCGTGGCTGTTTTATGCATTGTCGTCTTTTTGGCGGTGTTTGAGCTAGTGACCAAGTATAAAAATTGGGAGGAAATCCAAAAGGGAAATATCGCGGTAGCGATGGCGACCGGCGGGAAAATTTTCGGCATCGCCAATATTTTCCGTTATGCCCTTCGTCATCATGATTCATTGCTGGCGATGATCGGCTGGGGCATATATGGCTTTCTGCTGCTGCTGATCGCATATTTTATTTATGAATTTCTTACCCCGAAGTTTAACATCGACGAAGAAATTGCTAAAGATAATCGGGCTGTCGGCTTGATTTCCATGGTTATTTCCGTCGGTTTGTCTTTTGTCATTGGCGAAGGAATTCACTAA
- a CDS encoding endonuclease MutS2 has translation MQTKVLHVLEFDKVKEQLLEHVSSSLGKEKVEKLFPSSHFAEVVNWQEETDEAVAALRLRGHVPLGGIFDIRASLKRAKIGGTLSPQELLDIASTVSASRQLKHFIESLHEEKEEFPHLADYAAKLVVLPEVQQAIERCIDDHGEVLDHASERLRSIRQQLRTTEARIREKLESIIRSPSAQKTLSDAIITIRNDRYVIPVKQEYRGAYGGIVHDQSASGATLFIEPQSVVELNNQLREARIKEKQEIERILIELTKMVADHADVLLETVNVLAQLDFIFAKAKYANQLKATKPTMNDRGYIRVLQARHPLIDQAVVVPNDIELGKEYTTIVITGPNTGGKTVTLKTIGLLTLMAQAGLFIPALDGSELAVFRAVYADIGDEQSIEQSLSTFSSHMVNIVDILRSVDEKSLVLFDELGAGTDPQEGAALAIAILDEVHGRGARTVATTHYPELKAYGYNRDGVINASVEFDTETLRPTYKLLIGVPGRSNAFEISKRLGLDERIIERAKSHISAESNKVENMIASLEQSKKQAEEEEKRAKEVRMEAEKLRDEWRQKWEMLEEKRDEMIEEAKQKAADIIRASQQEAERIIQELRRMQKEKQAEIKEHELIEAKKRLAEAMPTLAKKKKERKKAARHVFQPGDEVKVTSLNQKGYLVEKVSDEEWQVQLGILKMKIHERDLEYIGSAPKTETKPIATVKGKDYHVGLELDLRGERYEDALARLEKYIDDALLAGYPRVSIIHGKGTGALRKGVQEFLKKHRAVKNFHFGETNEGGTGVTVVELK, from the coding sequence GTGCAGACAAAAGTTCTTCACGTATTGGAATTTGATAAAGTAAAAGAACAGTTGTTAGAACACGTATCTTCGTCATTAGGAAAAGAAAAGGTAGAAAAATTGTTTCCTTCTTCGCATTTTGCCGAGGTCGTGAACTGGCAAGAAGAAACAGATGAAGCCGTAGCTGCGCTTCGTCTGCGCGGACATGTGCCGCTTGGCGGCATTTTTGACATCCGCGCGAGCCTCAAGCGGGCGAAAATCGGCGGCACGCTTAGCCCGCAGGAGCTTTTAGATATTGCGAGCACCGTTTCTGCAAGCCGGCAATTGAAGCACTTTATTGAATCGCTGCATGAAGAGAAAGAAGAGTTTCCGCACTTAGCAGATTATGCGGCAAAACTTGTCGTGCTTCCGGAAGTGCAGCAAGCCATTGAGCGCTGTATTGATGATCATGGTGAAGTGCTGGATCACGCGAGCGAACGATTGCGTTCTATTCGCCAGCAGCTTCGAACAACTGAAGCGCGAATTCGGGAAAAACTAGAAAGCATCATCCGCTCGCCATCGGCGCAAAAAACGCTGTCTGATGCGATTATTACGATCCGCAACGACCGCTACGTCATCCCGGTAAAACAGGAATACCGCGGCGCTTACGGCGGCATCGTCCACGATCAATCGGCTTCCGGAGCGACGTTATTTATCGAGCCGCAGTCGGTAGTGGAACTAAACAACCAGCTGCGGGAAGCGCGCATCAAAGAAAAGCAGGAAATCGAGCGGATTTTAATTGAACTGACAAAGATGGTCGCAGATCATGCCGACGTATTGCTTGAAACGGTTAACGTATTGGCGCAGCTCGATTTTATTTTTGCTAAAGCCAAATACGCCAATCAGTTGAAAGCGACAAAACCGACCATGAACGACCGCGGCTATATTCGTGTGCTGCAGGCGCGTCACCCGCTCATTGATCAAGCCGTTGTCGTTCCTAATGATATCGAACTCGGAAAAGAATATACGACCATCGTCATCACTGGTCCGAACACCGGCGGGAAGACCGTTACCTTAAAAACGATTGGATTATTGACGTTGATGGCGCAGGCCGGCTTATTTATCCCGGCTCTCGACGGCTCGGAACTGGCTGTATTTCGCGCGGTTTATGCCGATATCGGCGACGAACAGTCGATTGAACAAAGCTTAAGCACATTCTCTTCGCATATGGTCAATATTGTCGATATTTTGCGCAGCGTTGACGAAAAAAGCCTTGTTTTATTTGATGAGCTAGGAGCAGGAACCGATCCGCAAGAAGGAGCGGCGCTCGCAATCGCCATTTTGGATGAGGTGCATGGCCGCGGAGCTCGGACAGTAGCTACCACCCACTATCCGGAATTAAAAGCGTACGGATACAATCGCGATGGCGTCATCAATGCCAGCGTTGAATTTGACACCGAAACGCTTCGTCCGACGTATAAATTATTGATTGGTGTCCCGGGGCGAAGCAATGCCTTTGAAATTTCGAAGCGTCTTGGCCTTGACGAGCGCATTATCGAACGGGCAAAATCGCATATTAGCGCCGAAAGCAATAAAGTGGAAAACATGATCGCCTCGTTAGAACAAAGCAAAAAGCAAGCGGAAGAGGAAGAAAAGCGGGCGAAAGAAGTGCGGATGGAAGCGGAAAAACTGCGCGACGAATGGAGACAAAAATGGGAGATGCTTGAAGAAAAGCGGGACGAGATGATAGAAGAGGCAAAACAGAAAGCAGCCGACATCATCCGCGCCTCACAGCAAGAAGCGGAGCGGATTATTCAGGAGCTTCGCCGCATGCAAAAAGAAAAACAAGCGGAAATAAAAGAACATGAGCTGATTGAGGCGAAAAAGCGCCTTGCCGAAGCGATGCCGACTTTGGCGAAGAAGAAAAAGGAACGCAAAAAAGCAGCACGGCATGTCTTTCAGCCGGGCGACGAGGTGAAAGTGACAAGCTTAAATCAAAAAGGCTATCTTGTCGAAAAAGTATCAGATGAGGAATGGCAAGTCCAGCTCGGTATTTTAAAAATGAAAATTCATGAGCGAGACTTAGAATATATCGGCAGCGCTCCGAAAACAGAAACAAAGCCGATCGCGACCGTCAAAGGCAAAGACTATCACGTCGGCTTGGAATTGGATTTACGTGGCGAACGGTACGAAGACGCGCTTGCCCGTTTGGAAAAATATATCGATGATGCGCTATTGGCTGGGTATCCGCGCGTTTCCATTATTCATGGAAAGGGAACGGGCGCGCTTCGCAAAGGCGTGCAGGAGTTTTTGAAAAAGCATCGCGCTGTGAAAAACTTCCATTTTGGCGAAACCAACGAAGGAGGAACAGGGGTAACGGTTGTCGAATTGAAATGA
- the polX gene encoding DNA polymerase/3'-5' exonuclease PolX, with protein MKGNKKDVIRLLETIALYMEIKGENPFKIAAFRKAASALEADERSIAEIDDFTAIPGIGKGTASVIDEFLEMGTSNVLEQLKQEIPETLLTLLRLPGLGGKKIAKLYQELGIVDIATLKEACLAQKVQKLQGFGKKTEEKLLAAIEESGARPERLPLAMVLPIAEEIEEQLKTMKGITRFSRAGSLRRMKETVKDLDFIIATNDAPLVREQLLQLNHISDVIASGDTKVSLQLAYEYDIAVDFRLVTPEQFATTLHHFTGSKEHNVRMRQLAKERGEKISEYGVENGKTGEIKTFPSEQAFFAYFQLPFIPPELREDGTEVDRYRDDYPLLHLSHIQGDLHMHSAWSDGACSIEEMAEACRKRGYRYMAITDHSQYLKVANGLTVERLKRQREEIERLNAKYDDFTILAGVEMDILPDGTLDYDDDVLAELDFVIAAIHSSFSQPRDVIMKRLTAALRNRYVDVIAHPTGRLIGRRDGYEVDIDMLIELARETDTVLELNANPNRLDLSYVYLKKAQDAGVKIAINTDAHHLDMLEDMEIGVAAARKGWIRKDTVINTWSLEELRHFLRRKRSTK; from the coding sequence ATGAAAGGAAATAAAAAAGATGTCATTCGTCTGTTGGAGACGATTGCATTATATATGGAAATAAAAGGGGAAAATCCGTTTAAAATTGCAGCGTTTCGTAAAGCGGCAAGCGCATTGGAAGCAGATGAACGCAGCATTGCCGAAATAGACGATTTCACTGCCATTCCGGGAATCGGGAAGGGGACGGCAAGCGTCATTGATGAATTTTTGGAAATGGGGACGTCTAACGTTCTTGAACAATTAAAACAGGAAATTCCCGAAACCCTGCTTACGCTGCTTCGGCTTCCCGGACTTGGCGGAAAGAAAATCGCCAAATTGTATCAAGAGCTAGGGATTGTCGATATTGCCACCTTGAAAGAAGCTTGTCTCGCTCAGAAAGTGCAAAAACTGCAGGGCTTTGGAAAAAAAACAGAAGAAAAACTATTAGCGGCGATCGAAGAAAGCGGCGCCCGCCCGGAGCGGCTGCCGCTGGCGATGGTGCTGCCGATTGCCGAGGAAATAGAAGAGCAGCTGAAAACGATGAAAGGCATCACCCGTTTTTCACGCGCCGGCAGTTTGCGGCGCATGAAAGAGACGGTAAAAGATTTAGATTTTATTATTGCCACGAATGATGCGCCGCTGGTGCGGGAACAGCTATTGCAGCTAAACCACATTTCCGATGTGATCGCCAGCGGGGATACGAAAGTGTCACTGCAGCTTGCCTATGAATATGACATTGCCGTTGATTTTCGTTTAGTGACTCCGGAGCAGTTTGCCACGACGCTTCATCATTTTACAGGATCGAAAGAACATAATGTGCGCATGCGGCAGCTCGCGAAAGAACGAGGGGAAAAAATTAGCGAATATGGCGTAGAAAATGGGAAAACGGGAGAAATAAAAACGTTTCCGAGTGAACAAGCGTTTTTTGCTTATTTTCAATTGCCGTTTATTCCGCCGGAGTTAAGGGAAGATGGCACAGAAGTCGACCGTTACCGCGACGATTATCCGCTTCTTCATCTTTCCCATATCCAAGGGGATTTGCATATGCACTCGGCTTGGAGCGATGGGGCGTGTTCCATTGAAGAAATGGCGGAGGCATGCCGGAAGAGAGGCTACCGCTATATGGCGATTACCGACCACTCCCAATATTTAAAGGTTGCGAACGGGCTGACGGTCGAACGGTTGAAGCGGCAGCGCGAAGAAATTGAGCGGTTAAACGCGAAATACGATGATTTTACGATTTTGGCTGGCGTGGAAATGGATATTTTGCCAGATGGGACGCTTGATTACGATGATGACGTATTGGCAGAACTGGACTTTGTCATCGCCGCGATTCATTCAAGTTTTTCCCAGCCGCGAGATGTCATTATGAAGCGTCTTACGGCTGCGCTTCGCAATCGCTACGTTGATGTCATCGCCCATCCGACAGGACGGCTGATCGGCAGACGGGACGGATATGAAGTCGATATCGATATGCTCATAGAGTTGGCGCGGGAGACGGATACCGTGTTGGAATTAAACGCGAATCCGAACCGCCTTGACTTATCGTACGTTTATTTGAAAAAAGCGCAAGACGCCGGCGTGAAAATCGCGATTAATACCGACGCCCATCATTTGGACATGCTTGAGGATATGGAAATTGGAGTGGCGGCGGCGCGCAAAGGCTGGATTCGCAAAGATACGGTCATCAACACATGGTCGCTGGAGGAATTACGGCATTTTTTACGGAGAAAGCGATCCACTAAATAA
- a CDS encoding CvpA family protein: MVDLLLLFILLTGFMIGLKRGFILQFIHMTGFIIAFVVAYLYYEKLVQPLRLWIPYPTFGDPETVKLLFESTHLDEAYYRAIAFAILFFATKIVMQIIGSMLDFVAQLPILRSINRWAGGALGFVEVYLLVFLVLYIGALVPIQSWQAKLQSSFLATAIVKHTPFLSEMMKQMWMHYMV, from the coding sequence ATGGTCGATCTTCTTTTACTTTTTATCCTTTTAACGGGATTTATGATCGGGCTTAAGCGAGGCTTTATTCTCCAATTTATTCATATGACCGGCTTTATCATCGCTTTTGTCGTCGCTTATCTTTATTATGAAAAATTGGTGCAGCCGCTACGTCTGTGGATTCCATATCCGACGTTTGGCGATCCGGAAACGGTCAAACTGCTGTTTGAAAGCACGCATTTGGACGAGGCATACTATCGGGCGATCGCGTTTGCCATTTTGTTTTTCGCGACGAAAATTGTGATGCAAATTATCGGTTCGATGCTCGATTTTGTGGCGCAATTGCCGATCCTTCGCAGCATTAACCGCTGGGCCGGCGGAGCGTTAGGATTTGTCGAAGTATATTTACTGGTGTTTCTCGTCTTATATATTGGTGCACTAGTTCCTATTCAAAGCTGGCAGGCAAAGCTTCAAAGCTCTTTTCTTGCTACTGCCATTGTCAAGCATACCCCATTTTTATCGGAAATGATGAAACAAATGTGGATGCATTACATGGTATAA
- the zapA gene encoding cell division protein ZapA, with translation MAEQQKTRVTVDIYGQQYTIVGTESSSHIRLVASIVDDKMREISEKNPTLDINKLAVLTAINIVHDYIKLKEEYDRLLQKLHKEKDE, from the coding sequence TTGGCGGAGCAACAAAAAACGCGGGTGACAGTCGATATATACGGGCAGCAATATACGATCGTTGGCACAGAAAGCTCAAGCCATATTCGGTTAGTGGCGTCGATTGTCGACGATAAAATGCGGGAGATTAGCGAGAAAAATCCGACATTAGATATCAATAAACTAGCGGTACTAACAGCGATTAACATCGTTCATGATTATATAAAATTAAAAGAAGAATATGATCGGCTTTTACAAAAACTACATAAAGAAAAGGATGAGTAA
- the rnhC gene encoding ribonuclease HIII: MANHVITATATMLEKLRNHYASDITGHLPAGALFVAKRSGCTITAYRSGKVLFQGKEAEREAAKWMKQSDQKETPVSQPRLAAASAIGSDEVGTGDYFGPVVVTAAYVAKDQMDAITAMGVKDSKLLTDEAIRRLAPSLMSMIPHQTVILSNPMYNDWQRSGMPQTKIKALLHNEAIGKLMKQLSPIEPEAIIIDQFIERDLYFRYLENETNIVRDRVYCYPKAETVHVAVAVASMIARCVFLQEMERLSKEVGMTLPKGAGAQVDQAAAKLIQTHGPAILETCTKLHFANTEKAVRIAKQ, translated from the coding sequence ATGGCAAATCACGTCATCACGGCAACAGCAACGATGCTTGAAAAGCTGCGGAATCATTACGCTTCTGATATAACGGGGCATCTCCCTGCAGGTGCTTTGTTCGTTGCCAAACGGTCCGGCTGCACGATTACCGCTTACCGTTCGGGAAAAGTGCTGTTTCAAGGAAAAGAGGCAGAACGGGAAGCAGCGAAATGGATGAAACAATCGGATCAAAAAGAAACACCAGTCTCCCAGCCTCGTTTGGCCGCTGCATCGGCAATCGGCTCTGATGAAGTCGGAACCGGAGATTATTTCGGACCAGTTGTCGTTACCGCCGCATATGTTGCCAAAGACCAAATGGATGCGATCACAGCAATGGGAGTAAAAGATTCGAAACTGTTAACGGATGAAGCCATCCGCCGGCTCGCCCCATCGCTTATGAGCATGATCCCGCACCAGACAGTTATACTGTCCAATCCAATGTATAATGACTGGCAGCGAAGCGGTATGCCGCAAACGAAAATAAAAGCGTTGTTGCATAATGAAGCGATTGGAAAGCTTATGAAACAGCTTTCCCCTATAGAGCCGGAAGCGATTATTATTGACCAATTCATTGAGCGGGACTTATATTTTCGCTACCTCGAAAACGAAACAAATATCGTCCGCGATCGCGTGTATTGCTATCCAAAGGCGGAAACGGTTCATGTTGCAGTGGCGGTTGCTTCGATGATCGCCCGCTGCGTATTTTTGCAGGAAATGGAGCGGTTAAGCAAAGAAGTCGGCATGACATTGCCAAAAGGAGCGGGAGCGCAAGTCGACCAGGCCGCCGCAAAGCTTATCCAAACGCATGGGCCTGCCATTCTCGAAACGTGTACGAAGCTTCATTTTGCCAATACAGAAAAAGCAGTGCGAATTGCTAAACAGTAA
- a CDS encoding type 1 glutamine amidotransferase domain-containing protein, producing the protein MTKRVLMVVTNHTTITDDHKTGLWLEEFAVPYLVFKEKGYDVKVASIQGGEVPLDPRSIAEKDPAWAKAEEELKNTARLSKDDATGFDAIFLPGGHGTMFDFPDNETLQYVLQQFAEDGRIIGAVCHGPSGLVNVTYKDGTPLVKGKTVTSFTDEEEREVQLDQYMPFLLESTLRLRGANFVHGEKWTDFSVRDDNLITGQNPQSSRSTAEKVVEALEEKGK; encoded by the coding sequence GTGACAAAGCGTGTACTCATGGTTGTTACAAACCATACGACCATTACCGATGATCATAAAACAGGGCTTTGGCTCGAAGAATTCGCCGTTCCGTATCTGGTGTTTAAGGAAAAAGGATATGACGTAAAAGTAGCAAGCATTCAAGGCGGGGAAGTACCACTTGATCCGCGCAGCATTGCGGAAAAAGATCCAGCTTGGGCAAAAGCCGAAGAAGAGTTGAAAAATACTGCCCGTTTGAGCAAAGACGATGCAACTGGGTTTGACGCGATTTTCCTTCCTGGCGGTCACGGGACGATGTTTGATTTTCCAGATAATGAAACATTGCAATACGTTTTGCAGCAATTCGCTGAAGATGGAAGAATCATTGGCGCCGTTTGCCATGGTCCGTCTGGTCTTGTCAATGTGACATATAAGGACGGGACGCCGCTTGTCAAAGGAAAGACGGTAACGTCGTTTACGGATGAAGAAGAGCGAGAGGTGCAATTAGATCAATATATGCCGTTTTTACTTGAATCGACGTTGCGCTTAAGAGGCGCCAATTTCGTCCACGGTGAAAAATGGACGGACTTCTCCGTGCGTGACGACAATTTGATTACCGGGCAAAACCCGCAATCAAGTAGAAGCACGGCGGAAAAGGTTGTTGAGGCGCTGGAGGAGAAAGGAAAGTAA
- a CDS encoding MMPL family transporter encodes MRGIVKGKWFVLLTWIAAVVVLMVTAPNMADLVREKGQLSVPKGYSSSLAIDILNEVQKKENKGSELSTALVFYRQGGLTDNDWKEAERAVEQLEAQKEELGITEVISPFKEKELKDQLVSKDGTTILTSVNLERNGRSAKEISNALYKAIDDISVEHYYTGGWMIDEDVVVSSQKGLKKTEGITVVFILVVLLVVFRSFVAPLIPLVTVGMTYLLSQSIVAFLVDQVNFPLSTFTQIFLVAVLFGIGTDYCILLLSRFKEELSQHENRTDAIVATYRTAGKTVLFSGIAVMIGFAAIGLSTFKLYQSAAAVAVGVAVLLVALMTLVPFFMAALGPKLFWPVKGNLEHKQSRLWDAAGRFAFARPLIALGLVAVITVPILATYDGDLSFDSLEEIGDGYASVKAFNIIAKSFNPGEAMPTQIVMKNDEAMNSQEYFGLIEKISREVEKIDGVDKVRSVTRPTGEPIEQLLVTEQAKSLKDGLGQGKEGIEKISSGLSRASGQLSASAPKLKKATSGMEELASGTERLKMGVSDLQKGLAQIEQGIRSGSMGAAEIKKGLATIRNNAQKLQAGAEQLLQGYEKTGDGLSSLVSQYEQLQGSMNALSEQLSSVSASLNHMEQTHPELQQDPEYQRTKMIAAGLAQQSQQMTFGFTQLNTALKQVSAGVRQANGSFAQLINGQKALMDGMTKLIAGLDELQKGMDKAANGQHQVIERLPQLSNGLSEVNAGQEQLLQGFSQLDGQMSQLITGLDQSADGLRQVSKGLGSAESYLSELSAAPNKEMTGWYLPKQVLESKEFAKAQDAYMSKDKKVVTFDVIFDENPYSTSALNKIDDVKRAVARAVKDTKLENAKVAVGGVTSIYSDLHTISSNDYSRTVVLMLAGIALILVILLRSFIMPAYLILSLVLTYYTSMAVTELIFVNGLGYAGLNWAVSFFAFVILIALGIDYSIFLMDRFNEYRDKPVQEAMLLAMRNMGTVIISAAVILGGTFAAMYPSGVLSLLQIATIVLTGLILYALVVLPLFVPVMVKTFGKANWWPFMKQMY; translated from the coding sequence GTGAGAGGAATCGTTAAAGGAAAATGGTTTGTGCTGTTGACGTGGATTGCCGCTGTTGTCGTCCTGATGGTGACGGCGCCGAACATGGCCGATCTTGTCCGCGAGAAAGGGCAGCTTAGCGTGCCAAAAGGATACTCGTCTTCGCTTGCGATCGATATTTTAAACGAAGTGCAAAAGAAGGAGAACAAGGGAAGCGAACTGTCAACGGCGCTTGTGTTTTATCGCCAAGGCGGGCTGACGGACAACGATTGGAAGGAAGCGGAGCGCGCCGTTGAGCAATTGGAAGCGCAGAAAGAGGAGCTCGGGATTACCGAAGTTATTTCCCCGTTTAAAGAAAAAGAATTGAAAGATCAACTTGTTTCCAAGGATGGCACGACGATTTTAACGTCCGTGAATCTGGAGCGGAACGGAAGAAGCGCGAAAGAGATAAGCAACGCGCTTTACAAAGCGATTGATGATATTTCTGTCGAACATTATTACACGGGAGGATGGATGATTGACGAAGACGTTGTCGTCAGCTCGCAGAAAGGGTTGAAAAAGACGGAAGGCATTACGGTTGTGTTTATTTTAGTGGTGCTGCTTGTCGTGTTCCGTTCGTTTGTCGCGCCACTCATTCCGCTTGTTACCGTCGGGATGACGTATTTATTGTCGCAGTCGATCGTCGCTTTTCTCGTGGATCAAGTGAATTTTCCGCTCTCTACGTTTACGCAAATCTTTTTAGTCGCTGTGCTGTTTGGAATCGGGACAGACTATTGTATTTTGCTGTTAAGCCGGTTTAAGGAAGAACTGTCGCAGCATGAAAACCGCACGGATGCCATTGTCGCCACGTACCGCACCGCTGGAAAAACGGTATTGTTCAGTGGAATCGCGGTGATGATCGGGTTTGCCGCAATTGGATTATCAACGTTTAAGCTGTATCAATCCGCTGCCGCGGTCGCGGTTGGCGTCGCGGTGTTGCTCGTTGCGCTGATGACGTTGGTGCCGTTTTTTATGGCGGCGCTTGGTCCAAAGCTGTTTTGGCCGGTAAAAGGCAATTTAGAGCATAAACAAAGCCGCTTGTGGGATGCCGCGGGACGTTTTGCGTTTGCCAGACCGTTAATTGCGTTAGGCCTCGTTGCGGTCATTACCGTTCCGATATTGGCGACGTATGATGGAGATTTGTCGTTTGATTCGCTTGAAGAAATTGGTGACGGCTATGCGTCCGTCAAAGCGTTTAACATTATAGCGAAAAGCTTTAATCCCGGCGAAGCGATGCCAACGCAAATCGTCATGAAAAACGATGAAGCGATGAATTCGCAAGAATATTTCGGGCTAATCGAAAAAATCAGCCGTGAAGTCGAAAAAATTGATGGGGTCGACAAAGTGCGTTCTGTTACACGCCCGACTGGGGAGCCGATTGAACAATTGCTTGTCACGGAACAGGCAAAAAGTTTAAAAGACGGCCTTGGCCAAGGAAAAGAAGGGATTGAAAAAATCAGCTCCGGACTGAGCCGAGCGAGCGGGCAGCTTTCCGCATCCGCGCCAAAATTAAAGAAGGCGACAAGCGGTATGGAAGAGCTTGCATCAGGAACGGAACGGCTCAAAATGGGGGTTAGCGACCTGCAAAAAGGGCTGGCGCAAATTGAGCAAGGCATTCGCAGCGGTTCGATGGGAGCTGCCGAAATTAAAAAAGGATTGGCAACGATTCGAAACAATGCGCAAAAGCTGCAAGCGGGTGCCGAGCAGCTATTGCAAGGGTATGAAAAGACGGGTGACGGCCTCTCTTCGCTCGTCAGCCAGTATGAACAGCTGCAAGGCTCCATGAACGCTTTATCGGAGCAATTATCTTCGGTAAGCGCATCGTTGAATCATATGGAGCAAACACATCCAGAGCTGCAACAGGACCCAGAGTATCAGCGAACAAAAATGATCGCAGCTGGATTGGCACAACAATCACAGCAAATGACTTTTGGTTTTACGCAATTAAATACCGCGCTCAAACAGGTAAGCGCTGGGGTGCGTCAAGCGAACGGCTCATTTGCGCAGCTTATCAACGGCCAAAAAGCGTTGATGGATGGTATGACGAAACTGATTGCCGGGCTTGATGAGCTGCAAAAAGGGATGGATAAAGCAGCAAACGGGCAGCACCAAGTGATCGAGCGCCTGCCGCAATTATCGAATGGATTAAGCGAAGTGAATGCTGGGCAAGAACAGCTGCTGCAGGGATTTTCGCAGTTAGACGGGCAAATGAGTCAATTAATTACAGGGCTTGATCAAAGCGCCGACGGCCTTCGTCAGGTATCGAAAGGCCTCGGTTCCGCCGAAAGCTATTTATCCGAGCTTTCAGCGGCGCCAAACAAAGAAATGACGGGCTGGTATTTGCCAAAACAAGTGTTAGAAAGCAAGGAATTTGCCAAAGCGCAAGATGCGTATATGTCCAAAGATAAAAAAGTCGTGACATTTGATGTGATTTTTGATGAAAACCCGTATTCGACGTCAGCACTAAATAAAATCGATGATGTTAAACGAGCGGTCGCGCGCGCGGTCAAAGATACGAAACTCGAAAACGCGAAAGTTGCCGTTGGCGGAGTGACGAGCATTTATTCCGATTTGCATACGATTTCGTCGAATGACTATTCCCGCACCGTCGTGTTGATGCTTGCCGGCATTGCGCTTATTTTAGTGATTTTGCTCCGTTCGTTCATCATGCCGGCGTACTTGATTTTGTCGCTTGTGTTGACGTACTACACCTCCATGGCCGTCACAGAGTTGATTTTCGTCAACGGGCTTGGCTACGCCGGTTTGAACTGGGCGGTATCGTTTTTCGCGTTTGTCATTTTAATCGCGCTTGGCATCGACTACAGCATTTTCTTGATGGACCGCTTCAACGAATACCGCGACAAGCCGGTGCAGGAAGCAATGCTTTTGGCGATGCGCAACATGGGAACGGTCATTATTTCCGCTGCTGTCATTTTAGGCGGGACGTTCGCGGCAATGTATCCGTCCGGCGTCTTGTCGCTATTGCAAATCGCGACGATTGTCCTTACAGGATTAATTTTATACGCGCTTGTTGTATTGCCGCTATTTGTTCCTGTGATGGTCAAAACGTTCGGCAAGGCAAACTGGTGGCCGTTTATGAAACAAATGTACTGA
- a CDS encoding MarR family winged helix-turn-helix transcriptional regulator yields MQYGNIHDLVERYLSVSFIVMRKAAALVKCELDEDMTNDQYYLLRYIKKKAKCTSTELASMFGVNKSAITAMTNRLVKKGLIQRTRDQNDRRVVYLTLTERGDEWITETEEKIHKLVESFITKFLEEEIEAFIQTYEKLACILQEMEGIS; encoded by the coding sequence TTGCAGTACGGAAACATTCATGATTTAGTAGAACGATATTTGTCTGTTTCCTTTATCGTGATGAGAAAAGCGGCAGCGCTCGTGAAGTGCGAGCTTGATGAGGATATGACAAACGACCAATATTACTTGCTTCGCTACATAAAAAAGAAAGCGAAATGCACATCAACCGAGCTTGCGTCCATGTTTGGCGTAAACAAAAGCGCGATTACGGCGATGACGAACCGCCTTGTCAAAAAAGGCTTGATTCAGCGCACGCGTGACCAAAACGACCGCAGGGTTGTTTATTTGACGTTAACGGAACGAGGGGACGAATGGATTACGGAAACGGAAGAAAAAATTCATAAATTGGTCGAGTCGTTCATAACCAAATTTTTGGAAGAAGAAATTGAAGCGTTTATTCAAACATACGAAAAGCTTGCCTGCATTTTGCAAGAGATGGAGGGGATATCGTGA